A DNA window from Microcystis aeruginosa NIES-843 contains the following coding sequences:
- a CDS encoding transposase: MSTLTKWESVLLDFNGESDYVHRIIDDKPDIALSKLIANLKTVSSRLIRKEFPNLAAKYFDNKPYFWTGAYFVASCGGVKYLSKINYTFRSSFCLLPLAFCLS, translated from the coding sequence GTGTCAACGCTCACGAAATGGGAAAGCGTGTTGCTTGATTTCAACGGTGAATCAGATTACGTTCACCGGATTATTGATGACAAACCTGACATCGCTTTATCCAAATTAATCGCTAACCTTAAAACAGTTAGTAGTCGCTTAATTAGAAAGGAATTTCCGAATTTGGCGGCCAAGTATTTCGACAATAAACCTTATTTTTGGACGGGAGCTTATTTCGTGGCTAGTTGTGGCGGAGTTAAGTACCTAAGCAAAATTAATTACACATTTCGATCAAGCTTTTGCCTTTTGCCTCTTGCCTTTT